The sequence ACATGAGTAATGAGAATTCATCTGAAGGAATCTAATTAACTTAGGATTGATGTAAAGTAATTATCATTTTGTTCAAGCTTATCGCTCTCCAAGATTGTTCCTAGTCCAATAGCATATAAAAACCTTATTATAAGCAATTTAATTATATGTGAATTATTTTATTAGCACATCTAGTGAGTAGATGTGTATCacgttttcttttttcttacacTGTATGTGTTTTTAACATTTATAATTGGTTTTATCAAAGTTGAGATCTCATTGAAAAGTGAACTTAGCTGCTTCAGGAAGCTGGTACATGTATCATTTCCTTGAAGGACCAATAATAAATGTATGCACTATTTATAAAAGGCTCCACCATGTTTCATAAAGTTGTCGGTAAGGGGTGACAACCGGACAAGGATGGCCCGACCCGCCGAGTGTAGTCTCTGTTGGGGCTGGGTCAGGCAAGCCAACAaaatcaaacactgcataaaaatatgaaaaattgtatAATATAGGTAAAATAACTCCATAATTATCTTATATGGctaatgtttaaaataattactttaaaTGGTTAAAGATAGTTGTAATAACTGTTATTTATGTCGGATAAGGATAGTCATGATAGAGGAAATAAGGAGCGTGAGGAGAGAAGCAAAATTCGTGATAAAGatgaattaaatttgaaatttggggGCAGATGTGATGTATCAAGGGATTTGAAGAGATAaagtaaaatttgaaatttttggattattttatgGGATTGAGATTTTAGGTAATaatgataagttaaggtgtagCATTATagattttttcctaaaatgtttctcAAACATTGTTTACAATATCATCTATGTCTGAATAGGCATGTGTTAGAGCTGATAGTATTGGGCCCAAATCACCATTAATTTAGTTGGGTCGTCTGTGGCCCATTTattcattttgttcatttttgttATATACATACCGTGTAATGGGTACTTTAGTAGAAAGGATGATTCAGCCCTGTAACTTTActacttttgtcatttttctcaaTGAAAATATCTGATTCGTTTCTCGCTCTAGAATGTTCTATGAAGTAGAGTTTCCTTCctagttttttttcttcaaattctcCACTTATACGTGAgtttacatggtatcaaagcaaaGATCCTGAGAGATCTCGTCATTCTCTATCGAGCGGTGGTACCCTCGACCTGTTTTGGTGATCTTTTCGAAGTTGCTCGGAGTTTCCTGCTGTCGCCGGCAACTGTTTTTTCTAACTCGAACTGGGAAGGTTGTGCGGTGAAGTTCActttgcatttgtttttttttttggtcatttcagCACTGGCTTCTGCTTAAGTTTGTGAAATCGATTTTTTCAACATTATCGATCAAGGCTCTTACTTCTTCAAGCTTTGAAGAAGAACGGTATCATCTATTCTCTACTTAAAGTTCTTTTCGACAGGTGTAATGACTTCTGCGTGGACTCAAACTTCTGCTTCTGCTCAAGTTCCGATCAATCATCCCATATATCTTCACCCCTCTGACTACCCGTGCTCTCCGGAAAATTACAACTGAGATTTCTTGGTTGGTTCGATTACTTGCTGATTTTGGTCTTACTCCTTTGACTTTTGTTTCTGTATTTTGTGATAATCAGGCTGTGTTGCACATTGCCCGAAACCCGATTTTCCATGAGCATACAAGATTGACTGTCATTTTGTGCTTGAAAAGTTAGCTGCTGGTCTTATTTCTTTGCATCATACTCCCTCTTCTCTTCAACTTCAACTTGTTGATTTGCTCACCAAACCTTTGACTGGTGTACAACATCGTGTTTTGCTTTCCAAGCTGGGGTTAGCTTCCAACTTGAGGGGAATGTTAGAGATGATAGTATTAGGCCCAAACCACCATCAATTTAGTTGGGTCGCCCGTGGCCCATTTattcattttgttcatttttgttATATACATACAGTGTAATGGGTACTTTAGTATAAGGGATGATCCAGCCTTGTAACTTtactaattttgtcatttttctcaaTGGAAATATCTGATTCGTTTCTCTCTAGAATGTTCTATGAAGTAGAGTTTCCTTCCTAGttttttttcatcaaattctccACTTATACGTGAGGTTACACCATGTGACCCAACTTTATTCTTAGACAGAGACATGACAGGCCAgatctctctctatctatctatatatatcatCTGGGACAGCCCAACATCCCACCATATTGATACTCTCACTTGAGTTTCAAGCTCTAGTTATTGAGCTCAGCTGCTTTAAGGATCGATTGGTATCCAATAATTTAAGGATATTGAACCTATAGCCAGAAGCCCAGAATgcacgtgtgtgtatatatattatatacacacGTTAGTGTATTTATACTTTGAAGTTTGAACAGATAAACCATGCCTAATATACAATCGACTAGAGATGCATATGCCTTTTTAAAGCCGTATTTTGCATCAATTAGTAAACTAATTAGAATAAATACTGTctatcttttaaataatttaatttaaagcaAGTTAATTAACCGGACAGATAAATTAAAACTCATATTATAAAGGAACCATAATACGTGCATACATTAAAATAGGATGAGATTTTCCCATGCTCATGAGGAAAACCTTTTATTCAAACAATACATGAAACCAAAGGCAATAATAAAGCAACAATTTGGAATCCAATTGGTCTCTCAGAACTCATAATCATCACGATCCTGGAGAAGCCAAGATCCATCTTGTTGTTGAACCATTCCTTTGTGCTTCTCAGACCACCAAAGTGGAGGAATACAATATTCATCTTTCAGTATCATCCACTGTTTGTTCACAAGTGAAATATCGCGATTCACTTCAAGCTTAAAACCTGCTGTCATTCCAATTCCTTGGGTGCCAGCAATGCCATGCAAGTATGGTTCCAACAAATGCCAGCTGACCACTTCGCCAGGAGGCTTCACATACGGAGATTTAGTGGTGTCAATCATTAGCTCCTGACCAACGTCAAAATAGCCAACGGGTGGGTATTTTGGAACAATATCCAATAAGTTGTGAATCCTCAGGATGTGAAGATGCTTCAGTTTGGAGAATGCCTTGTGAAAATTGAGATCCCCAACTTTAGGACTTGCGAATACAAATGCAGTCACTGGGAACTCCTTGCCATTGCTTGACTTGTTGATACCATTGAAGGCTATGTCAACTGCATTTAGTGTTGCAAGTGATGCACCTAGGCTGTGGCCTGTCACAGTTATGCTGACCTCTTCATTCTTGTATTCCTCAACCAATCTTTTCACTTCTTCCATTACCTAAAAGGAGGAAATTAAAATGATGGATTGAGTATATTGTTAGGCTCTTTACTTTCATCAAGGCAAGCaattgttttctctttttcttctcaaATTCCCCTTAATACAAATTAAAGCAGAGGAAATTACCCTATATATATGAACTAAAATTTCTTTAGATTTTTCGTTTCAACAAAAGGTATATATCTTGATCACAAATTATGATATACCTTTACTTTGGAAATATACTAAGTATAAAAGTTAGATGTATGTTATTAGAGAGACGCAAAGGACGAAAAGATGAAGTAGGCATTTGGACAATATTTTAAGAACTTAATGTTGAAGATGAAAATGAATATTTGGAAAGTAAATTTGTACGAGTTTTGGACAAGAATTTAGTTTGGAAGAAAGGTCTGAATATTTATGAAAGCATTATTTCACTTGAAATACTCTTTTCAATAGTTAGCCAGCATATATTCCAAACATTGAAGTTcaatattatcattattagtgtgacattgaaaaagaaaaattactcgATAATCAAATAATCATAAGTATTATCTAAGCAAGTTAACACGCGCGCGCACCTGATCCCTGACACATGTCTTATTAAATTGTGACCGTGGATTTTCCGTTGTATAAATGTTATGGAAGCCATGATGCACCAAAGGATGAAACAAAGGAAGCAAGCCTCCATCACCAAAAACTTTTGGTGCTGGGACAAGTAAAAACTGAAGGTCATTCACCCACTCCAACACTTGCAAAGTTCCTCTCCAATTAATCACAATGTCCCTCCTTCCCAATGCAACTTTACCCTCATCAGTAGCCACAGCAATGTACCCCATAAAATTTGATTCCTTGCTCCATGCTTCCCTTGACAATGACCTTGTCATGAAAGCATCAGGAAGTGGAATGGATGAGGTACCATAGAAAAATTTGGTTACATGATACTTCGATGGGTCAAGTCCAACTTTGGTAAAGAAATTTTCCATCGAGTATCTGCTAGCTCCTGCATATTTGGATGCTCTCTCTGAGATGAAAGTGTCATAAGTTGCTTGAGCCAATTCTCCATATTGAATGATGTATTTACGAAGATCAAGATCCAATGGGTTTAATAGACCTTCCCAGTTGTTCTTCCCACTAAGTTCCTCCCATTTCTCAGCCATGCTACCCATTCTTCAAATTGATCTTTTAtgcttttttcactcttttttctttctctttttttcccttggTATGTTAACAACgctaagcccttgaatttatagtgAATCAAATTTGTTTCTCTGCATGCTGTTAGTGCAGACCAATAATCGTAATAGCCAAGcaataatgcaaaaaataatgttcattttttattatttcttacaaCGTGCCACTCTACCCTTATCACCTTATGGGCCAATTCTAATATAGCCAACGAAAAAAATAGAGCTATCACAATATCACACGTCTAGGGATGTCAAATTACAGAGGTAAGGATAAAACTCCTCATCTATTCATCTTGGTTAAAATGAATAGCTAGGGGTCACCCTAATCCTCCACTAATGAAATGGATTTAAATCAAGAAATATCAAATTGACAATTTGGTTAAATTTGGACGCatcaaaataagttaaattaaTATAATGATCCGTCCAAATGGAATTTAGGTTTAGACTTAAGATGAATTGTGTCAAGATGACCTAATAGCGCGTCACTAGTCAACTGATCACCCAACTCTAATCAAATTCTTTCTTTGTTTTGTCTCTCATAATTTGTTCAATTACCAAATAAAATGAATTATTTAATTATCTCAACACCATCAGACAATTCAATAAATTAGTATATCACCCCTGCAGAATAGAATCGTTCCCGTATTTctaaaggttttttttttcttttgacaacTATTTCTAAAGGGTttaaattcttatatttttacaGGTTAAAAAGTATCCacttaatcaaataatttaaagGTTGTCACTGTTTATATAATTTATGTTGCTGTATGTAACTTTTCTAGAGTAATCAAGCCATACTTACTACATAAAATTACATGTAGCTGATTCTTTTCTTCGTGGTAATTAAATTGATCGTATTATATTAAAAAGAACTACTAGTAGAATTAAGTTGATGCATATTTTCTCCATTTACATAAATCTCCATTTCAATTTATGTAACACTATTTGATTGCACACATATctttaaaaaggatttaaaaaaaaaattgtaatccAATATAAATTTACACCATTTGTCAACTATAAATTATTATCTCACTAAGAgtaagtaaaaattttaaaattaaattatttttatataaaaaatagatatttttataaagacaaaaaataaaatatgcatgtGATTGAGTATATTATTAGACTTAATTCCTTGGAATACGCAATGCAATCATGTATATGTCCAAGTTGCTTTGATAttgtaaaataaatttgaattacatatttaaatTAAAACCCATATGCAGTACCAATCTACCCACCAAGCTCATCCCTGCCATGGCAGGTCAGAAAATCTATACGATATGGGGCATGCAACTGTTCCGATTTAAGCACGTGCAGGATCATTATAAACATTATaaatggatttaaaaaaaaaaaaaattaaatatatatcctATTAATCCTCTTTTCACaatatatcacaataattaacaattacATTTAAAAAAACCCTACAAAAATATTCGCATTTTATAAATCCTCTTTTCACAATATATCATAGTGGTAAGTGGTGTTCTGAGGATCGTTGCTTAATTATATGGTAATCACACGTAATTAACTGGGCACATGTTGTTATACTAAGAGTTCTTAATTGTTAGTACTCATCACTTGGTAAGATGATCTTGTTAAAGATTACCAACGCatatggatgaagtggaagcagCCGATACTAGCACTATAGTTACTGATTATTGCTTAAGTCTGTTGCATTGTCCAATAGTGAAGTAGTTAATTAGTTTCAAGAAGTAgttagttagttataactaattGCCAGCTAGGACACTACAAGTTGAGAAGCTTCCCGATGCTTCTAGATACTTTGTATAAACTCTATAAATAAGACACTAAGTGAGCTAGGAATAAAAAAACTGTAACTTCCAATTCTCACCATTACATCAATAAACATTTTGATCATGTTCTTCTTTCTCTTGTGAGCTATTCCAGCTATGAAGTAGTGTGAGTACCCATGTTATGTAGCAGATTTTATCAGATCTAATGAATTTAGGAACAAATAATAATTATCAAAacacaactttttcctaaaaactGCTCTGTATTAACATTacttgttaatagatcatgtcaCTTATTAATGAGGAACTCTTATACGATAtagtatatattattattatgtttaaatggtgttatattttattttattttattttatttaaatttattaatttattgctTATATTAGCCAAAGAGTAGCCTaacctatatctataatctatatctatatttatatctataatctataatatattaaaactgtgaagacccttaaaaaagtgatttgaactttttatcctttattaaaattttatgcttttgacaaaatcatcattttataatttttcttcaattattatattattatattataatatttaaaattaaggaatctatatataaaagaaaaatatcttttgaaaacTTTTCCTTATAAAACACAAAAACCAACTAACTGGcataaagtttcaaaaaaaaaaaatattattttaaatttttcaggaaaaaaaaaaaaagaaaccacGTTTAGTTAaattttgaagagaaaaaaatccttaagtttcccaaaataaaatcatacttgtcctaaagtaattttcttttaaaaaaaacgtTCTTTCTTTTTATAAGGAAAAGTTTCCTTGTAAATCAAAAAGTTATGCTTTTTATAAAACCTAAATAGCTTTTAAGTTTTTGATTGTTTAGGGTTGAATCACTTTTCTATCGACCAGctctttattatttatcattttatccttaattgttcc comes from Capsicum annuum cultivar UCD-10X-F1 chromosome 2, UCD10Xv1.1, whole genome shotgun sequence and encodes:
- the LOC107861186 gene encoding phospholipase A1-IIgamma-like, whose amino-acid sequence is MGSMAEKWEELSGKNNWEGLLNPLDLDLRKYIIQYGELAQATYDTFISERASKYAGASRYSMENFFTKVGLDPSKYHVTKFFYGTSSIPLPDAFMTRSLSREAWSKESNFMGYIAVATDEGKVALGRRDIVINWRGTLQVLEWVNDLQFLLVPAPKVFGDGGLLPLFHPLVHHGFHNIYTTENPRSQFNKTCVRDQVMEEVKRLVEEYKNEEVSITVTGHSLGASLATLNAVDIAFNGINKSSNGKEFPVTAFVFASPKVGDLNFHKAFSKLKHLHILRIHNLLDIVPKYPPVGYFDVGQELMIDTTKSPYVKPPGEVVSWHLLEPYLHGIAGTQGIGMTAGFKLEVNRDISLVNKQWMILKDEYCIPPLWWSEKHKGMVQQQDGSWLLQDRDDYEF